Part of the Fusarium musae strain F31 chromosome 3, whole genome shotgun sequence genome, CAATTCAAGCCCGAGGAGACACGAGACACTAGAGGCGCGCACACACTCTCACACACATTGGCACAATGACTGACCTCTTCGGGTTGATCAAATCAGCATCAGGCTTGTGGCCCGGTCTGGGCTTGGTTGGTTTTGCGGGGAGGGAATAGAGGGAATTTGTGGGGATATGTCCGTAGCCGGACCCGGGATTGGAGGTCGGCAACAGAATTATAAGAGGATGCGACTGAAGAGAAAGCGCAATAATACAATTAACGGCAAAGGACAGCAATAATCATTTCAAATTTGAACAATTTACGTGAGCTTCCAGCTTATGTATGAtggaaaagaagggaaaCCAGACATTGCGTGTCGTTCTTGGTAAAGAAACTGCCATTCCACCTCCAATTATCTACTCAGTAGTTAACCCACATGTAAGACTCGAAACGTCACTCGACAATACAACCTGACAAGACGTTAGGTACTACCCCAGATGTAATacataacttactatttattcTCTTATGCTGATTCAGTAACGACATGTGACATTGGCTGCTATAGGGTATTTCCTCCGCATGACCTCATCTGCCGTCTCTCAGCTTTACATGTGAAGCCAGTCCCTTGCCAGACTCGGCCTAGCGTATTCCCCGCAACCAGTCCCCTCGGTACCCCATAGAAGCCGAGGCTTCCCCTTCACAAGGTTCCTTGGTATCCCCGACACGGTTTGAGTTGCAGGCCGGCCCAAGCTTGTTAAGAGCTGCTCGTTGCGCTCCCCAATTAATTCGTGTTGcaattcttcatcctcatcctctcactctcactcttaCTCTCTGTCTTTTTTTCATCATCTTGAGCGTGTCATACTATACCCCCCTTACATATTCGAATATCACACCACACACGCACTCACATACACACAATGGCGGACCAGTTGAGATATGACGGCCAAGTTGTTGTCGTCACCGGCGCTGGCGGTGGCCTCGGAAAGGCATACGCTACTTTCTTCGGCTCCCGTGGTGCCAGTGTCGTCGTGAACGATCTTGGTGGTACTTCCAAGGGCGAGGGCAACTCATCAAAGGTTCGTGGACCACCCAGCAAGAGCAAAACCGCTTTCCCAGGCGCAAAGCGCATAAAGCTAATACCAGTCACGATAGGCCGCCGATGTTGTCGTCAACGAGATCAAGGCCGCTGGCGGCAAGGCTGTTGCCAACTACGATTCAGTAGAGAACGGCGAGCGCATCATCGAGACCGCCATCAGCGCCTTCGGCCGAATCGATATCCTCATCAATAACGCTGGTATCCTACGTGATATCAGCTTCAAGAACATGAAAGATGAGGATTGGGACCTGATTTACAAGGTACACATCAAGGGCTCATACAAGTGCGCCCGCGCTGCTTGGCCTCATTTCCGCAAGCAAAAATACGGCCGTGTTATCAACACAGCCTCGGCTGCTGGCCTCTTTGGCAACTTCGGCCAGACCAACTATTCCGCGGCCAAGCTCGCCATGGTCGGTTTCACAGAGACTCTTGCCAAGGAGGGTATCAAGTATGGCATTCTCGCCAATGTCATTGCCCCTGTTGGTATGTTACAATCGCGCCTCATGAGCTCCGTACACTAATCCAAAATAGCTGCTAGCCGAATGACCGAGACCATCATGCCTCCTGATGTGCTCGCCAACCTTAAGCCTGAATGGGTTGTGCCTCTCGTTGCCGTTTTGGTCCACAAGAACAACACAGAGGAGACTGGTGGTATCTTTGAGGTTGGCGGCGGCCACGTGGCCAAGCTCCGATGGGAGCGATCTAGCggtcttctcctcaaggctGACGACTCATATACCCCCGGTGCCATTATTAAGAACTGGAACAAGGTTGTCGACTACTCCAACCCTCAGTACCCTACGGGGCCCAACGATTTCCTCACATTGCTTGAGGAGTCTATGAAGATGGGACCTTCAGAGCAGGGCGAGAAGCTCGACTTCACTGGCCGTGTCGCTCTCGTCACTGGCGGTGGTGCTGGTATTGGCCGTGTCTACGCTCTGGCCTTTGCCAAGCACGGTGCTTCAGTTGTGGTCAACGATCTTGCCGACCCCGAGCCTGTGGttgctgagatcaagaagctcggtgGCAAGGCCGTTGGTGTCAAGGCCTCAGCTGAGGATGGTGAGAAGGTTGTCAAGGCTGCTATTGACGCATTTGGCCGTATTgatatcgtcatcaacaatgccGGCATCCTCCGCGACAAGGCTTTCTCCAACATGAACGACGAGCTCTGGGATCCCGTCCTGAACGTGCATCTCCGAGGTACCTATAAGGTCACCAAGGCAGCTTGGCCTTACTTCCTCAAGCAGAAGTACGGACGTGTCCTGAACACTACTTCAACCAGTGGTATCTATGGTAACTTTGGCCAGGCCAACTACGCTGCTGCTGTAAGTTTTCAATATACTGCTCGTTGTGATAATTGCTAATGGTTATAGAAATGTGGTATCCTTGGTTTCTCTCGAGCTCTTGCTCTCGAGGGTCAGAAGTACGGCATCTATGTTAACACTATTGCCCCCAATGCCGGTACTGCTATGACTGCCACCATAATGCCCGAGGAGATGGTCCAGGCTTTTAAGCCTGACTACATTGCTCCTCTTGTCCTCGCTCTCTGCAGTGACAAGTGCCCCAACCCTACTGGTGGTTTGTACGAGGTTGGCAGCGGCTGGTGCGGTCAGACTCGATGGCAACGAACCGGTGGACATGGCTTCCCCGTTGATGTCACCCTCACCCCTGAGGAGGTCCTCAAGAACTGGAAGGATATCGTCACCTTTGACGGCCGTGCCGACCACCCCTCCAAGTCCCAGGACTCTATCGGTAAGATCATGGCCAACTTGGAGAACCGATCTAAGCCTAAGGAGTCATCTGGCGAGACCAACTACCTCAAGGTTATCGAGGAGactctcaagaaggagggCAAGCCTACCGAGTACAAGTACGAGGAGCGCGATGTCATTCTCTACaaccttggtgttggtgccAAGCGCACTGATCTCAAGTACGTCTTCGAGGGCTCAGATGACTTCCAGGTCATTCCCACCTTTGGTGTCATTCCTCCCTTCAACGCGGAGATGCCATTCGAGTTTGACAACATTGTGCCCAACTTCTCTCCTATGATGCTTCTTCATGGTGAGCAATATCTTGAGATCCGCAAGTTCCCTATCCCCACCAATGCTCGTCTTGTTACCCGAGGTCGTCTCGTTGAGGTCATCGACAAGGGTAATGCCTCTATCGCCCGAACCTCCACCACTACCGTCGACGCCAACACTGGCGAGGACGTCTTCTACAATGAGGCCAGCGTCTTCCTCCGTGGTGCCGGTGGTTTCGGTGGTCCCAAGCGCGGTGCTGACCGCGGTGCTTCCACTGCTGCCAACAAGCCCCCTTCTCGTGCCCCTGATGTTGTCGTTGAGTCACCTACCCACGATGACCAGGCTGCCATCTACCGCTTGAGTGGTGATTACAAGTAAGTTTTACTATCATCCGCCATCTGAATCATAACTAACATGAGTAGCCCTCTTCACATCGACCCTGCCTTTGCCAAGGTTGGTGGCTTCAAGGCCCCTATTCTCCACGGTCTCTGCTCCTTCGGTATCGCTGGAAAGGCCGTCTACGAGCGTTTCGGTGccttcaagaacatcaaggtcCGCTTTGCTGGTGTTGTCATCCCTGGTCAGACCCTTGTCACAGAAATGTGGCGAGAAGGCAACAAGATCATCTTCCAGACCAAGGTTAAGGAGACTGGCAAGCCTGCCATCGCCGGAGCGGCTGCTGAGCTCAGAACCGACGGCAAGAGCAAGCTCTAAACAAAATTCAGCACGATCAACGGAGTTTCTGCAATGGGATATGCATGTACTATCATAAAGTTTGTATTGTAGTTGAGTGATGTGATTCTTATCATGTCCTGTTTTGCCCAATCTTATATGCCAAATTCAATACCAATTTCTTAAATTTCTAAACAACAAGGCGCCCGCCCTGTGCCCATCCTGATGTTTATATTTTTGGAAGTCATTAAGCCTGCGCCTGAAGTCACAATGAGGCTTCATTGAACCATCTTGTCGTACGCCGTTactgggaagaagaaaaaaaaagagaaaaacgACCATAACCCTAAACAAAAAGCGTTACTACGACCAGATCCAACACTTCCGAAAGAGCGGGAATCCGGCCGCTGAAGAGAACACGCTCAACACTTACGTCCATCCTATTCGCCGCAACGCCTGTTTCAAGGAACGCCCGCTCGGTACCTGATAATTCTCGGTTCTCCATGTCTTTCCACTTGCGCTCAGCCTCTTCGCGTGCGGCTTGCAAAACCTGTTCTGTGTCCTCAGATTCCCAGAGATTGCACCTGTCACACTCCTTGCAGGGTGTTGCATCGCCTTCGGGGCGGAAGTGATCACAAAAGTGGCGATATCCTTCATCAGTGAGGTCGGCGCGACAAACATAACACATCTTGTAGCCGCAGGGACACGTAAGTTTATTGCAACCTGCATTCTTGACGAAAGATGTGTTGCAGCGGGGACAGACGCGCTTTATAGCCATGCTCATGGCCTGCTCGACCTGTGTGCGTAGGGCGACGAGCGAGGATTCGTTGCATACGTGGATATCCTTCCACGACTTGTGGCATGAGAGGCACGACATACGACCGCAGCTGGGACTTTGGCAGGTGAATTTGGTAccgcgacgacgacgacggtGACGGTTGAGGGCTTTGGACCACTCCACTGATATATAGTCGCCGAAGGACTGCTGtgtgctgagaaggaggcAAATGAATGAGGATATGAGGACGAACGGGAAGACAAACGGGAGGGTGCCGACACATAGAACGAGGAAAAAGAGGTTGTAGATGCTATCTGACTTGATACGAAGAGCAGATTCGTGCGCAGGCGTGTATATGTCGTCTATCTCGGCATAGTCACAGAAGGGACACCGGACTAGAGGGAGGTTGGATGCCAGAAGACTGTGCTCTGCTAGTCGACAGTCAAGCCTGTGCAAAATTTCTGCTCccatcttttcttcctccatgGCACGGCGGATATGATCTGGCGGGATATGTCCAAGACATCCATCGCCGTCTGAAGAGAGGCACTTGAGCGTGCCCGTTTCAGGGTTAATGCTGCTTTGCCACCCTTGTCCAAAGACTGCTTCTTTGATGGAGTGCTGTACACATCGGTAGCAGACGAGATGGCCCTCGCGGTTGCAGTGGGTAAACTCCTCGAAGGCTGCTGATATGAAACAGCAGACACATTCATGTGTTGCATCTGCCTTTTCGGCCTCCTcgttgttgagaatgacTGCAAG contains:
- the FOX2 gene encoding bifunctional hydroxyacyl-CoA dehydrogenase/enoyl-CoA hydratase fox2 (EggNog:ENOG41), whose protein sequence is MADQLRYDGQVVVVTGAGGGLGKAYATFFGSRGASVVVNDLGGTSKGEGNSSKAADVVVNEIKAAGGKAVANYDSVENGERIIETAISAFGRIDILINNAGILRDISFKNMKDEDWDLIYKVHIKGSYKCARAAWPHFRKQKYGRVINTASAAGLFGNFGQTNYSAAKLAMVGFTETLAKEGIKYGILANVIAPVAASRMTETIMPPDVLANLKPEWVVPLVAVLVHKNNTEETGGIFEVGGGHVAKLRWERSSGLLLKADDSYTPGAIIKNWNKVVDYSNPQYPTGPNDFLTLLEESMKMGPSEQGEKLDFTGRVALVTGGGAGIGRVYALAFAKHGASVVVNDLADPEPVVAEIKKLGGKAVGVKASAEDGEKVVKAAIDAFGRIDIVINNAGILRDKAFSNMNDELWDPVLNVHLRGTYKVTKAAWPYFLKQKYGRVLNTTSTSGIYGNFGQANYAAAKCGILGFSRALALEGQKYGIYVNTIAPNAGTAMTATIMPEEMVQAFKPDYIAPLVLALCSDKCPNPTGGLYEVGSGWCGQTRWQRTGGHGFPVDVTLTPEEVLKNWKDIVTFDGRADHPSKSQDSIGKIMANLENRSKPKESSGETNYLKVIEETLKKEGKPTEYKYEERDVILYNLGVGAKRTDLKYVFEGSDDFQVIPTFGVIPPFNAEMPFEFDNIVPNFSPMMLLHGEQYLEIRKFPIPTNARLVTRGRLVEVIDKGNASIARTSTTTVDANTGEDVFYNEASVFLRGAGGFGGPKRGADRGASTAANKPPSRAPDVVVESPTHDDQAAIYRLSGDYNPLHIDPAFAKVGGFKAPILHGLCSFGIAGKAVYERFGAFKNIKVRFAGVVIPGQTLVTEMWREGNKIIFQTKVKETGKPAIAGAAAELRTDGKSKL